In Gimesia benthica, a single window of DNA contains:
- a CDS encoding M48 family metalloprotease, which yields MPRYIRTGHGSHDSSLKLRLVVAAGIALFSLISFLMKSDVNEITGESQRVALTEQQEIALGLQALPAILDQHHGEHPDQEAQAYVDRVGEKLLVSLNASLRKQGRRNPYRFDFHLLNDNQVINAFALPGGQIFITAGLFRQLETEGQLAGVLGHEMGHVLSRHGAQHMAQQEFTQGLVGAAGVAGGDASSAQMAQVIGSMVNMKYSRSDELESDRWGIKLMVMAGYDPYAMTGVMEILKRSAGGGRQPEIFSTHPDPGNRIQRIRDYIQRTYPQGLPDDLEP from the coding sequence ATGCCGCGGTATATTCGCACGGGACATGGATCACATGATTCTTCTCTGAAACTGCGACTGGTTGTCGCTGCGGGGATCGCGCTGTTCTCATTGATTTCGTTTTTGATGAAATCCGATGTCAATGAAATCACAGGTGAAAGCCAGCGGGTCGCTCTTACCGAGCAACAGGAAATCGCACTTGGATTACAGGCTCTCCCTGCGATTCTGGATCAGCATCATGGCGAGCATCCGGATCAGGAAGCACAGGCTTACGTTGATCGAGTGGGTGAAAAACTGCTGGTAAGTCTGAATGCGTCTTTGAGGAAACAGGGGCGCAGGAACCCCTACCGATTTGACTTCCACCTGCTCAATGACAATCAGGTAATCAATGCTTTCGCCTTACCTGGGGGGCAGATTTTTATTACCGCCGGCCTGTTTCGACAACTTGAAACCGAAGGACAGCTGGCAGGAGTTTTGGGACATGAAATGGGGCATGTTTTGTCGCGCCATGGAGCACAGCACATGGCCCAACAGGAATTCACGCAGGGGCTGGTAGGAGCCGCAGGCGTGGCGGGCGGAGATGCCAGTAGTGCCCAGATGGCACAAGTGATCGGCTCCATGGTAAATATGAAATACAGTCGCAGCGACGAACTGGAATCTGACCGCTGGGGGATCAAACTCATGGTCATGGCAGGCTACGACCCATACGCCATGACCGGCGTCATGGAGATCCTTAAACGCTCTGCAGGGGGAGGGAGGCAACCCGAAATTTTCAGTACGCATCCCGACCCGGGGAATCGAATCCAGCGTATTCGTGATTACATCCAACGCACCTATCCTCAGGGATTGCCTGACGATCTGGAACCTTAA
- the rho gene encoding transcription termination factor Rho, with translation MSDFPADSIDDEPSANQTDNDRSGDKSGGNRRRRRRRRKSDTPNAQGRQGQGANNRGRAGNSNNRGGRSRTGAKPQQRRSRSTSPAANENVTGVIEGVLELHPKAYGFIRDPKANYKAQDSDAFVSSSLIEKHNLREGILIRGEVGPGTRGQGPRLKSIETIDGRTIEEYMEIKSFDELTPINPFEQIKLETGPMPITMRVMDLLTPIGKGQRALVVAPPRTGKTMLLQDIAEAVSKNHPEIRLMVLLIDERPEEVTEMERSIKGEVISSSMDRDVESHVRTSQLIFERGKRLAEAGEDAFILLDSITRTARAFNKWVGNTGRTMSGGLDVKAMDIPKKMFGTARRFDEGGSLTVLGTALIDTGSRMDEVIFQEFKGTGNMEMVLSRELSDRRIFPAIDITLSGTRREEKILEPEVLEGVTMLRRSLISLNPVEAMEQLSSTLKKFPTNKEFLEKIRAIL, from the coding sequence ATGTCAGATTTTCCTGCTGATTCCATAGACGACGAGCCCAGCGCCAACCAGACAGACAATGACCGTTCCGGCGATAAATCTGGAGGCAATCGCCGTCGTCGGAGACGGAGAAGAAAATCAGATACCCCCAATGCTCAGGGACGCCAGGGGCAGGGAGCGAACAATCGCGGTCGCGCTGGCAATAGTAATAACCGGGGAGGTCGGTCGCGTACCGGTGCCAAACCCCAACAACGCCGGTCCCGTTCTACATCACCTGCCGCCAATGAAAATGTCACAGGTGTTATTGAAGGTGTTCTGGAGCTGCACCCTAAAGCATATGGATTCATCCGGGACCCCAAAGCAAACTACAAAGCTCAGGATTCTGATGCTTTTGTTTCCAGTTCATTGATTGAAAAACACAATCTGCGTGAAGGTATCCTGATTCGGGGCGAAGTTGGTCCGGGCACCAGAGGGCAAGGGCCTCGCCTGAAGAGCATCGAAACTATCGATGGGCGCACCATCGAAGAGTACATGGAAATCAAATCCTTCGATGAGCTCACACCAATCAATCCATTCGAGCAGATCAAACTCGAAACTGGCCCCATGCCGATCACGATGCGGGTAATGGATCTCCTGACTCCCATCGGAAAGGGACAACGTGCTCTCGTTGTTGCACCTCCTCGAACCGGTAAAACAATGTTGCTCCAGGATATTGCTGAAGCCGTCAGTAAGAATCATCCTGAAATCCGCCTGATGGTCCTGCTGATTGACGAGCGGCCTGAAGAAGTAACCGAAATGGAACGCTCCATTAAAGGCGAGGTTATTTCCTCTTCAATGGACCGGGATGTTGAAAGCCATGTCCGCACCAGCCAGCTCATCTTCGAGCGGGGCAAGCGTCTGGCGGAAGCCGGTGAAGATGCCTTCATCCTGCTGGACAGTATCACCCGAACCGCTCGTGCCTTCAACAAATGGGTTGGGAATACCGGCCGAACCATGAGCGGTGGTCTGGATGTGAAAGCGATGGACATTCCCAAGAAAATGTTTGGAACCGCCCGCCGCTTTGATGAAGGTGGCTCACTGACAGTTCTGGGCACAGCCCTGATTGATACCGGCAGCCGGATGGATGAAGTGATTTTCCAGGAATTCAAGGGAACCGGTAATATGGAAATGGTCCTCAGCCGGGAACTTTCCGACCGACGTATCTTCCCAGCAATTGATATTACGCTGTCCGGGACGCGACGCGAAGAAAAAATTCTCGAACCGGAAGTTCTCGAAGGGGTCACCATGCTTCGCAGAAGTCTGATCTCTTTGAATCCAGTTGAAGCCATGGAGCAATTGAGTAGCACGCTCAAGAAGTTCCCAACCAACAAAGAGTTTCTGGAAAAGATCCGGGCGATTCTCTAG
- a CDS encoding ThuA domain-containing protein yields the protein MTCYRALILTFCVCLFSSSTIAEAAETKGKKNHRKKVVLIAGPKSHGPVGNGIHDYPWSVKLLKVMLDNSNIQDQVRVEYHLDGWPENPATLNDADTIMVISDGRDGEKFTEAPHFANQEHLQQIQRQIDRGCGFLTFHFSTFAPDQYSKQIQNWSGGYFDWEENGVRKWYSAIKTLQAPVVLSHAEHPICRGVQPFELREEFYFNLRFQQNDPRLTPLLEVPALQGRAEQGNVVAWAKERENGGRGFGTTCGHFYDNWQNAAFRKFILNAIAWTAQASVPAQGVEARYYTHEKITSALTGIKGTTPAIVDDRPIRVLMFAGNEAHTWHNWKKTTPAIKQLLERDPRIKVDVSNDIEDLSQKPLQDYQVIIQNYTNWHDGTPLSEASRTAFMNYIQKGGGLVLIHFSNGAFHFSLPKAGESDWPEYRKIVRRVWNHDGKGEQKSGHDAFGNFEVLITDDSHPLTHNLQKFPVTDELYFRQAGTEPVEPIISAKSKVTGKREPLAWTYHYGKGRIFQTLLGHSEKTYDTFEACEILRRATAWAAGRDIHELERPPKKPTSPKTISLIGKGKWGKALNTNAGSISIPAKTIHKSKHLSADCWVKLNSKSGFNVFLASSKKSNPAHWEMYSYARSGFFSVYLPGQGGEYKTRINICDQKWHYVGMILEPDRIQLFVDGKRELEASLPAPKQTEIASGNLRIGGLVEKSIFSDGLLDELRITKGARDLTQVPPKPLEIDAETLILFSFDEIGKDLSTREEASGKLIPLETRTQVSQKTPVKKKEARDHWGKESVGFEQPVQATEDNRWQQTDIGNWLASIVPLPSGSVKKGLSIRVGNQQTGTACYDTRHCKLRGLWTGGFLKPYPERFGLIRAPAPEGMIHFSTQEGPGWSPEYPCRFLGSHVNRDRVTLEYQIGETTVFESPWLLKNQGPHCFTRSFEIGPGNQSLQLHIADASQLKTVPGGNRLFISKDPQSPFTIGCDGWDQILPRIIDNGKTQTAVFEIPPRKSTQNFTIFYQINTAQDTQQKFPTPSLTSASLQPLLIPGPSRWNELLRTQGVVSMDDAPYVVDTISIPFENPYRALFFISGHDFLDNGDLAVATVHGDVWLVKGIDQDLKNLKWKRFATGLLQPLGLKVVQNKIHVLGRDQITILHDQNLDDEADFYECFHNQYSTSPGGHDYVTCLETDSFGNFYFMHAQQGVMQVSSNGRQLNSIASGFRNPNGMGIGPGNIITASPQEGNWTPASNITEISPGGYYGYGGPRITTERPRGYDRPLCWIPRLQDNSSGGQVWVTSREWGPLQNQLLHLSYGQSKLMLTLREVIQGQSQGGTLTLPLNFDSGVMRGRFSPRDGQLYVSGMKGWVTNAVQDGCLQRVRYTGQPVDLPVSVKTMQNGISLTFSNALEQKTAENPDNYAIQQWNYLWSQNYGSPEYRVSAPQVEGRDDVEVLSATLLPDQRTVFLELPYVKPVMQMGISYHLTSQTGTDLKQTYYHTINAVSTQKMDSDKLTRRKKMRLLTLTQRQQLKPGILWKFHQDNATSEINDDARSSRMLALSVNENEPVTPFLKPGTFSATAEGFLQVPLSGKYYFSMEGSGNCRMAINQKLVLKAEGTDLKQAPPAAVTLEKGYNRIRLDYQSPLKEGAHLRILWQGSQFTTEPVPPTILTHLSDDRLLEKMRQIRAGRSLFAEFKCHTCHGVNQENSTGFTFDAEQLSSAQSLSRMPELNQSPPNLDNIGNRISKRWLFHWLRNPHSLKPDTRMPHLLGPPDSKQTIQQAADLTAWFVSRATKPVRSEPGLPLNSDAPAPEQLVESGAKRFEVLGCINCHHFNTDNPQADEYQRHSLALIKRKFSHSQLARFLELPHLHHPWSRMPDFRLTPIESAELSAFLIERAEGKIPSAMIPPAGSAQRGQKLYYETLGCARCHGSLPGDDQPLTLKRIVLTGQPTVNGCLSKENEVARGIPKFSLNTVEKESIQAFLHFGTESLQQRNFSEISDRWTKQLNCVACHHRDTIQSPRAMIVVDEGVSGLPPEPLPSLTWAGEKLKSGWLESFLAGEIKWRPRPWLKSRMPQFPAHAHLLAAGLREEHGIPSQTNSHPASSLQPKHETLIDKGKQLTTRQALDCRQCHGIGDLQPSGDEKTRIALGINFVHIRERLTPEYYHRFVLDPPRFDISTKMPKLSADGETTKISTILNGDARQQFEAIWHYIHSLEEPARSYSITPRPD from the coding sequence GTGACCTGTTATCGAGCACTCATTCTCACTTTCTGCGTATGTCTGTTTTCCAGTTCGACCATTGCCGAAGCCGCTGAGACAAAGGGGAAAAAAAACCACAGGAAGAAAGTGGTCCTGATCGCCGGCCCCAAAAGCCATGGTCCCGTGGGAAATGGAATCCACGACTATCCCTGGTCGGTCAAGTTACTCAAAGTCATGTTGGACAATTCCAATATACAGGATCAGGTTCGTGTTGAGTATCATCTTGATGGCTGGCCTGAAAATCCCGCCACTCTGAATGACGCAGACACCATCATGGTCATTTCCGATGGCCGGGACGGTGAGAAATTTACCGAAGCTCCTCACTTTGCAAACCAGGAGCACCTGCAGCAGATTCAGAGACAGATCGACCGAGGGTGCGGCTTCCTGACCTTTCATTTCTCGACATTCGCACCGGACCAGTACTCAAAACAGATCCAAAACTGGTCAGGGGGCTATTTTGACTGGGAGGAGAACGGGGTCCGTAAATGGTACTCTGCCATTAAAACCTTGCAAGCCCCCGTCGTGCTTTCTCATGCAGAGCATCCAATCTGTCGTGGAGTCCAGCCGTTTGAACTGCGCGAGGAGTTTTATTTCAATCTCCGTTTTCAGCAGAATGACCCGCGACTGACACCGCTGTTGGAAGTTCCTGCCCTGCAAGGTAGAGCAGAGCAGGGGAATGTCGTCGCCTGGGCAAAAGAACGTGAAAACGGAGGACGTGGTTTCGGGACCACCTGCGGCCACTTTTATGATAACTGGCAGAACGCTGCGTTTCGCAAATTCATTCTCAACGCGATTGCCTGGACAGCACAAGCATCAGTCCCGGCACAGGGTGTCGAAGCACGCTATTATACCCATGAGAAAATCACCTCGGCCCTCACAGGAATCAAGGGGACTACACCTGCGATTGTGGATGATCGCCCGATTCGCGTGTTGATGTTCGCAGGCAATGAAGCGCACACCTGGCATAACTGGAAAAAAACAACTCCTGCGATTAAACAACTACTGGAGCGGGATCCTCGTATCAAGGTCGATGTCTCAAATGACATTGAAGATCTCTCACAAAAGCCTCTGCAAGACTACCAGGTCATCATTCAAAACTATACGAACTGGCACGACGGAACCCCATTAAGTGAGGCGTCGCGAACCGCCTTTATGAATTACATCCAGAAAGGAGGGGGGCTGGTCCTGATTCACTTCTCCAACGGCGCCTTTCATTTCTCACTGCCCAAAGCGGGAGAATCTGACTGGCCGGAGTATCGTAAAATCGTCAGGCGGGTCTGGAACCATGACGGAAAAGGGGAACAGAAAAGCGGCCACGATGCGTTCGGAAATTTTGAAGTGCTGATCACCGATGACTCTCACCCGCTGACGCACAATCTGCAGAAATTCCCCGTAACCGACGAACTCTATTTTCGACAGGCTGGCACGGAGCCCGTTGAACCTATCATTTCGGCCAAATCTAAGGTAACCGGAAAACGTGAGCCGCTGGCCTGGACCTATCACTACGGCAAGGGACGCATTTTCCAGACACTGCTGGGGCACAGTGAAAAAACGTACGACACCTTCGAAGCTTGTGAAATCCTGAGACGGGCGACAGCCTGGGCAGCGGGGAGAGACATACACGAACTCGAACGTCCCCCGAAAAAACCAACCAGCCCCAAAACAATCTCACTGATTGGTAAGGGTAAGTGGGGAAAGGCACTCAATACCAATGCAGGTTCGATCTCCATTCCCGCTAAAACAATTCATAAATCGAAACATCTGAGTGCTGACTGTTGGGTCAAGTTGAATTCGAAATCAGGATTTAATGTCTTCCTCGCCTCCAGCAAGAAGAGCAACCCGGCCCACTGGGAGATGTATTCTTATGCCCGCAGCGGTTTCTTTAGCGTGTATCTCCCGGGGCAGGGAGGTGAATACAAAACCAGGATTAATATCTGTGATCAGAAGTGGCATTACGTGGGCATGATCTTGGAACCTGACCGGATTCAACTGTTTGTCGATGGTAAACGAGAACTCGAAGCTTCACTTCCTGCTCCAAAACAAACAGAGATCGCCTCGGGGAATCTTCGGATCGGCGGCCTGGTGGAGAAGTCAATCTTTAGTGACGGCCTGCTGGATGAATTACGGATTACCAAAGGGGCGCGTGATTTAACACAGGTGCCCCCCAAACCTCTCGAAATAGATGCCGAAACTTTGATTCTGTTCTCATTTGATGAGATAGGCAAAGACTTAAGCACACGTGAAGAAGCCTCTGGTAAGCTCATTCCCCTGGAAACTAGAACCCAGGTTTCTCAAAAGACACCAGTTAAAAAAAAAGAGGCCCGTGATCACTGGGGCAAAGAATCGGTCGGCTTTGAACAGCCAGTCCAGGCGACCGAGGACAACCGCTGGCAACAGACAGACATAGGAAACTGGCTGGCCAGTATTGTGCCTCTCCCCTCGGGTTCCGTTAAGAAGGGACTCTCAATCCGGGTCGGTAACCAGCAGACAGGAACCGCCTGTTATGATACCAGACACTGTAAACTGCGTGGTCTCTGGACTGGGGGCTTCCTGAAACCATATCCGGAGCGTTTCGGACTGATCCGGGCCCCGGCTCCGGAAGGAATGATTCACTTTTCGACACAGGAGGGTCCCGGCTGGAGTCCAGAATACCCCTGTCGATTTCTCGGCTCACACGTCAATCGGGATCGTGTCACGCTGGAATATCAAATCGGTGAGACAACTGTTTTTGAGTCCCCCTGGCTGCTGAAGAATCAAGGCCCCCATTGTTTCACCCGGTCATTTGAAATCGGTCCGGGTAACCAAAGTCTGCAACTGCACATTGCGGACGCCAGTCAGTTGAAAACAGTACCTGGCGGCAACCGGCTGTTTATTTCTAAGGATCCACAGTCTCCCTTTACCATTGGATGCGACGGTTGGGACCAAATCCTGCCCCGAATCATCGACAATGGAAAAACGCAAACTGCGGTCTTTGAAATTCCGCCCCGAAAATCTACACAAAATTTCACCATCTTCTATCAAATCAATACGGCTCAGGACACTCAGCAAAAGTTCCCCACTCCCAGTCTGACATCGGCTTCCTTACAGCCACTCCTGATACCGGGGCCGTCCCGCTGGAATGAACTCCTGAGAACACAAGGAGTGGTCAGCATGGATGACGCTCCCTATGTCGTGGATACAATTTCTATTCCCTTCGAAAATCCTTATCGAGCCCTCTTCTTCATCAGCGGTCACGACTTTCTGGATAATGGGGACCTGGCTGTCGCCACCGTACATGGCGATGTCTGGCTGGTGAAGGGGATCGACCAGGATCTGAAGAATCTGAAGTGGAAACGCTTTGCGACCGGTCTGCTTCAGCCCTTGGGACTCAAAGTTGTGCAGAATAAAATTCATGTGCTGGGACGGGACCAGATTACGATCCTGCACGACCAGAATCTGGATGACGAAGCAGACTTCTATGAATGTTTTCATAATCAGTACTCCACATCGCCCGGAGGCCATGATTACGTCACCTGCCTGGAGACCGACTCATTCGGCAACTTCTATTTCATGCATGCCCAACAGGGAGTGATGCAGGTTTCTTCGAATGGCCGCCAGTTGAATAGCATCGCTTCCGGCTTCCGTAATCCTAACGGGATGGGAATCGGGCCCGGCAATATCATCACAGCCTCTCCCCAGGAAGGTAACTGGACTCCCGCCTCAAACATCACAGAAATCAGTCCCGGGGGATACTACGGATATGGCGGCCCACGTATCACGACAGAACGTCCGCGGGGCTACGATCGGCCGTTATGCTGGATCCCTCGCCTGCAGGACAATTCGAGCGGCGGTCAGGTCTGGGTCACCAGTCGTGAGTGGGGGCCTCTCCAAAACCAGTTGCTACACCTTTCTTATGGTCAGAGCAAACTCATGCTGACACTTCGAGAGGTAATCCAGGGGCAATCTCAGGGGGGCACTTTAACGCTCCCCTTGAATTTTGATTCAGGCGTAATGCGGGGAAGATTCAGCCCCCGGGATGGACAACTCTATGTCAGCGGCATGAAAGGCTGGGTGACCAATGCGGTACAAGATGGCTGCCTGCAGCGCGTGCGTTACACTGGTCAGCCTGTCGATCTCCCTGTCTCTGTCAAAACGATGCAGAACGGGATCTCTCTGACATTTTCAAACGCACTGGAACAGAAAACCGCAGAGAATCCAGACAACTATGCGATCCAGCAATGGAATTACCTCTGGTCTCAAAATTACGGCTCTCCGGAATACCGAGTCTCCGCCCCACAGGTTGAAGGGCGAGATGATGTGGAAGTCCTTTCTGCGACTTTGCTACCGGATCAGCGAACTGTCTTCCTGGAACTCCCGTACGTCAAACCTGTAATGCAGATGGGCATCTCTTACCATCTGACTTCACAGACAGGCACAGACCTGAAACAAACTTACTACCACACAATCAACGCCGTATCCACACAGAAAATGGATTCGGACAAGTTAACTCGTCGTAAGAAAATGCGATTGCTGACACTCACGCAGCGTCAGCAACTGAAACCAGGTATTCTCTGGAAATTCCATCAGGATAATGCCACATCAGAGATAAACGATGACGCACGCTCATCCCGCATGCTGGCCCTGTCGGTCAATGAGAACGAACCGGTCACCCCTTTTCTTAAACCCGGAACATTCTCAGCCACAGCAGAAGGTTTTCTGCAGGTCCCCCTGTCTGGAAAATACTATTTCAGTATGGAAGGCAGTGGAAATTGTCGCATGGCAATCAATCAGAAACTTGTTCTGAAAGCAGAAGGAACTGATCTCAAACAAGCCCCACCCGCTGCAGTTACATTGGAAAAAGGCTATAACCGAATTCGACTGGATTACCAGAGTCCTTTAAAGGAGGGAGCCCATTTACGAATCCTCTGGCAGGGTTCTCAGTTTACCACCGAACCCGTGCCTCCCACGATTCTAACTCATTTAAGCGATGATCGGCTATTGGAGAAAATGCGACAGATCAGGGCAGGGCGGTCGTTATTTGCCGAATTCAAATGTCACACCTGTCACGGGGTTAACCAGGAAAACTCAACGGGCTTCACCTTTGATGCTGAGCAGTTGTCGTCAGCGCAATCTCTGTCGAGGATGCCTGAGCTGAACCAGTCTCCTCCCAACCTTGATAATATCGGAAACCGGATCAGCAAACGCTGGCTATTTCACTGGCTACGCAACCCGCACAGCCTGAAACCAGATACCCGTATGCCTCACCTGCTAGGCCCCCCGGATTCTAAACAGACGATTCAGCAGGCAGCAGACTTAACTGCCTGGTTTGTGTCGCGGGCTACTAAACCTGTTCGTTCCGAACCCGGGTTGCCCCTGAACTCGGACGCTCCAGCCCCTGAGCAGTTAGTAGAATCTGGCGCGAAACGCTTCGAGGTTCTGGGGTGTATCAACTGCCATCACTTCAATACAGATAACCCCCAAGCCGACGAATACCAGAGACACTCTCTGGCATTAATCAAACGAAAATTCAGTCACTCACAGCTGGCTCGTTTTTTAGAGTTACCACATCTTCACCACCCCTGGAGCAGGATGCCAGACTTTAGATTAACACCAATTGAGTCAGCAGAATTATCGGCTTTTCTGATCGAACGTGCGGAAGGCAAAATCCCGAGTGCCATGATCCCCCCGGCTGGATCAGCACAACGGGGACAAAAACTATACTATGAGACGCTGGGCTGTGCCCGCTGCCACGGCTCCCTGCCGGGAGATGATCAGCCACTCACCCTCAAACGCATAGTATTGACCGGTCAGCCAACTGTGAATGGCTGTCTGTCAAAAGAGAATGAAGTCGCTCGTGGAATCCCCAAATTCAGTCTCAATACAGTTGAAAAAGAGTCGATCCAGGCCTTCCTGCATTTTGGAACTGAATCCTTACAGCAAAGGAACTTCTCCGAAATCTCAGATCGCTGGACGAAACAGTTGAACTGTGTCGCCTGCCATCACCGCGATACAATCCAGAGCCCGCGGGCCATGATTGTCGTTGATGAGGGGGTGTCTGGCTTACCGCCAGAACCCTTACCATCTCTGACCTGGGCGGGGGAGAAACTGAAATCGGGATGGCTGGAGTCCTTTCTGGCGGGGGAAATCAAATGGCGTCCCCGTCCCTGGCTGAAATCGCGTATGCCCCAATTTCCAGCACACGCCCATCTGCTGGCTGCGGGACTACGAGAGGAACATGGCATCCCATCACAGACTAACTCCCACCCTGCTTCAAGCCTACAACCAAAGCATGAGACACTGATTGACAAGGGTAAGCAGCTTACCACCAGGCAGGCACTCGACTGTCGTCAGTGCCACGGTATAGGGGACTTACAGCCTTCGGGAGATGAGAAAACCAGAATCGCTCTCGGAATCAATTTTGTGCATATACGCGAACGCCTGACTCCGGAATATTACCATCGATTCGTCCTTGATCCTCCTCGATTTGACATCTCAACCAAAATGCCGAAACTTTCCGCAGACGGAGAAACGACAAAGATTTCCACAATCCTGAACGGCGACGCCCGCCAACAGTTTGAGGCCATCTGGCACTATATCCATAGCCTGGAAGAGCCTGCACGGAGCTATTCGATAACCCCGCGCCCCGACTGA
- a CDS encoding mercuric reductase → MTDRIQLLPDDEFNQDLISEVHPSDWSNPTPSGRYNLVIIGAGTAGLVTAAGAAGLGAKVALIERGLMGGDCLNTGCVPSKAIISSARAIHKILNSKDLGIELAPEATSVNFQEVMQRMRKIRAEISHHDSARRFQELGIDVFLGEGRFLDRKTIKVGEQTLNFKKAVIATGGRPAVPDIPGIKNINYLTNENIFSLTELPSRLAVIGGGPIGCELAQTFARFGSQVTLIESHAQILSREDKDAAQIIQQQLERDGVKLVFNANTSLVSENVQEKLLTIETTGQTIKLEVDEILIAAGRTPNVEGLELEQAGVDYNSLTGVLVNDYLQTTNPDIYGAGDICSHLKFTHNADFQARLVIGNALFPGRSKASRLIVPWCTYTDPEIAHVGLYEHQAREKGIPVNTFIQKLDSVDRAILDNETAGFVKVHVKRGTDKILGATIVAAHAGDLISEITLAMQSGTGLKKLASVIHPYPTQADAIRKIGDQFNRTRLTPFLKSLLMKWLKWTR, encoded by the coding sequence ATGACCGATCGTATTCAGCTACTTCCCGATGATGAATTCAATCAGGATCTGATCAGTGAGGTTCATCCCTCCGACTGGTCCAATCCCACTCCCAGTGGGCGCTACAATCTGGTAATCATCGGAGCGGGAACCGCTGGTCTGGTAACAGCGGCGGGAGCTGCTGGCCTGGGAGCGAAAGTCGCATTAATTGAGCGAGGTCTCATGGGTGGAGACTGCCTGAATACCGGATGTGTCCCCTCGAAAGCGATCATCTCTTCTGCCAGAGCTATACACAAAATTCTAAATTCAAAAGACTTGGGGATCGAATTGGCCCCCGAAGCCACCTCTGTTAATTTCCAGGAGGTGATGCAGCGCATGCGGAAAATAAGAGCCGAGATCAGCCATCACGACTCAGCTCGTCGTTTTCAGGAACTGGGTATCGATGTTTTTCTGGGTGAAGGTCGTTTTCTTGACCGCAAAACAATCAAAGTTGGGGAGCAGACACTTAACTTCAAAAAGGCCGTTATCGCAACGGGAGGACGTCCTGCGGTCCCTGACATTCCCGGTATCAAAAACATCAACTACCTGACGAATGAGAATATTTTTTCTCTGACAGAACTTCCATCCAGACTGGCAGTCATCGGAGGTGGACCAATCGGCTGTGAGCTCGCACAGACCTTTGCCCGCTTTGGCTCACAAGTCACACTCATCGAATCTCATGCGCAGATTCTTTCCAGAGAAGATAAAGACGCTGCCCAAATCATTCAGCAACAACTGGAACGAGATGGTGTTAAACTCGTCTTCAATGCGAATACCTCTCTGGTCTCTGAGAACGTACAGGAAAAACTTCTGACGATTGAAACGACAGGGCAGACAATCAAGTTGGAGGTCGATGAAATCCTGATAGCAGCCGGAAGAACCCCTAATGTTGAAGGTCTGGAACTGGAACAAGCCGGAGTTGATTACAATTCACTAACCGGTGTGCTCGTTAATGACTACCTGCAGACCACAAATCCGGATATTTATGGTGCAGGGGATATCTGCTCTCACTTAAAGTTTACCCACAATGCTGATTTTCAGGCTCGGCTGGTGATAGGCAATGCTCTGTTTCCTGGTAGAAGCAAAGCCAGTCGCCTGATCGTCCCATGGTGCACCTATACCGATCCAGAAATAGCACATGTGGGACTCTATGAGCATCAAGCCAGAGAAAAAGGCATTCCCGTCAACACCTTTATCCAGAAGTTGGACAGCGTCGATAGGGCGATCCTGGACAATGAAACCGCCGGTTTTGTGAAGGTCCATGTCAAACGGGGGACAGATAAGATTCTAGGCGCAACGATCGTCGCAGCACATGCGGGAGATTTGATTTCTGAAATCACCCTGGCCATGCAGAGCGGGACCGGTCTCAAAAAGTTAGCCAGCGTGATTCACCCTTATCCAACTCAGGCGGATGCGATTCGTAAAATCGGGGATCAGTTTAACCGCACTCGTCTTACCCCATTTCTGAAGTCCCTTTTGATGAAATGGCTGAAATGGACGCGTTGA
- a CDS encoding TVP38/TMEM64 family protein produces the protein MYAAGPEPEQPDHRSEQHQPVVGFVRLVVLLILACVIGLGYYFFRDRLTLEYFASQESYWKQFADQHPVSIYLVAYLIYAGITGLSLPGAVPLTLTYGWFFGFWKGLILVSFASTTGATLAFLTSRYLFRSSIQSRYQNKFQQINQQFEKEGAFYLFFMRLVVAFPFFLINVVMGLTTIRISTFWWVSQTGMLPGTAVFVYAGTSFPTLQELSEHGAKGILTPQLIFAFILLGAFPFLVKLIAQRLQQRK, from the coding sequence GTGTACGCTGCGGGTCCTGAACCAGAACAGCCTGATCATCGATCTGAGCAACATCAGCCTGTAGTTGGCTTTGTTCGCCTGGTGGTGCTTCTGATTCTCGCTTGTGTCATCGGGCTGGGTTATTATTTTTTCCGGGACCGGCTGACACTGGAATACTTCGCTTCCCAGGAAAGTTACTGGAAACAGTTTGCAGATCAGCATCCGGTTTCAATCTACCTGGTCGCCTATTTGATCTATGCGGGGATTACGGGGCTTTCTTTACCTGGAGCAGTACCACTGACGCTGACCTATGGCTGGTTCTTTGGATTCTGGAAAGGACTTATTCTAGTCAGTTTTGCTTCCACAACAGGAGCCACTCTGGCATTTTTAACAAGTCGCTATTTATTCCGATCCTCGATTCAATCCCGTTACCAGAATAAATTTCAGCAGATCAATCAGCAGTTTGAAAAAGAGGGTGCGTTCTACCTCTTTTTCATGCGACTCGTAGTCGCGTTTCCCTTCTTTCTGATTAATGTCGTTATGGGCCTGACGACAATCCGGATCTCGACCTTCTGGTGGGTGAGCCAGACAGGCATGCTTCCCGGGACCGCCGTCTTCGTTTATGCTGGTACCAGCTTTCCCACCCTGCAGGAATTGTCTGAACACGGCGCGAAAGGCATCCTGACGCCTCAACTCATATTCGCATTCATTTTACTGGGCGCCTTTCCGTTTCTGGTAAAACTCATCGCTCAACGCCTTCAACAACGCAAATAG